Sequence from the Cryptococcus neoformans var. neoformans JEC21 chromosome 1, complete sequence genome:
CCAATATGCGGTTGTGTACTACTCACATGGGATGGATCTACGTACTATTCTGAACGCAAAATGCGAATGTTACGTACCGCCGCTTCGTACGTAGGCGGTTGTTCGTTCAATTTGTAAAGAAAAAATCGCGAAAATGCAACTGACGAAACAAGAAATTGTCGGGGTAGCGTCTGGCGAGTACCCTGCAAATTGGGTTTGCCGATTCTTGCAACCGGTTTTTGGTGAGTTCTACAGATCGCTTTGCTGGATTTGGCAAATCTGGTTGACAGGAAGCTGTGGCGGGTTCGGGGCGGGGGGCGCCGGGGGGGTGGACGGGGCGGGGTATTATTTTATTATTGTATTTTCTCCTGACGCCAGACGCGTCGGTTGATTTTCCCTCCATTCGATTCCTTCGTTTTATATATTGTATATATATTagcctcttcccctcttttCCCACATCATGCACCCACTGCATCCGTTACCCAGCCAACAACTTTCCGCCATGCCTGGTCTCAAAGAAAGGCAATCCAATGCCAACAGCGTCCAACCTGCTGCCCCCAAACCCAGACACTGCCGCCAAACGAATATGGAATGCCTCAAATTCGGGCCCCATAGACCCCATAAAAAGCATTCCGCACCCCAGCATAGGCTGCGTAAGTGGCCGAGTGCACTCATCGTTACGACATAGGCTCATCCGTCCTCTGTCAACTGCCTGCAGCTGGTATGGATAGCACTCATCGTACAGCCATTtctacctcctccactGGCGCCACCGCTGGCTTGTCTCAAGCTTCTACTTTGGGCATCTCGCCCTCTTACGCCACCACTGTAGCAGGACACCTTCACGCAGTACAGACGCCTTCCCCTCACCCGGAATCTACTGCACCAACTGACGTGTCGGGACCTAGTGCGCCGTCCATGAGGGCCTCACTTGGGGTTATGCCAAACACATTTGGGGTCCTTACCCCTGTTGCAAGCACCTCTGATGGAGCCTTGCCATCTTTAATTGAAGAGAACCACCAGTCCCACTCTGCCAATGAATCACCAAACCTCTCTCCCTCAAATGCCTCTCCTGAAGCGCTTCTTGGTACTCCTATGGACTTGGACACTGATTGTGACCAGAGTAAGTGCTTTATCCGGTGTATCCAGAATCATTCCTAACGTGAACGTGTCAAACAGCGGCTATAGGCGAAAGGGAAACTACAACCATCTCCTTAGGCGATCCTCATTTTCGACCGTTTGGCCGCGATCCCACGCCGTTGCAGTTTGTCCCAAATctgttctcttcctctcaaccTACCGATACTCAAAGAACAAATGACCGCCCACTCTGGCTGCAGTCTCCTATTCGTCCACCTGAATCGATATCTGTTGACTCGCGGCCTGCGGTAGGAGAGAGGCGACAACACGTGACAGGAGATGGCAGCCACGATGATCCACCCATTGAAGAGAGGcgtggagaggatggagaggatggagagggagaagacgacAATGgtgatcaagaagatggcggGGACCAGGATAATGACGATGCAGCTTCTGGTGAGCTTCAGATCTCCTATCATTTTGCTGCCGCCTTGAAGTTGGCTCAGCTTCATTCTGATCTAGTTATCTCGCACACATCGATAGACTCTGCTCTCGAAGCGGTGGGCGGCAATACCAAGCAATCCAAGAACTGGAAGACAAGGTATAATTGGCCCAGGCGATCCAGAGATTTCAGTAGAAACGTAAATGTGAACAACCTTACATTGCGAATATCGGCTGATTCTACACGTATCTCAGTTTCAGAAGACCGCAGAAAAAGTCCATTGTGATGGGTTTATGTTCCAGTGCTGGTGAGTGGGGTGAtattttctttctttggGACTTATACCTTGCCATCTAGCCGCTGGTACTCAACTGATACCGGATCTTCCGTCGTCCCCGGTTCCCGAGCAGCCTATAGATTGAATCGAACTAAGCGGTTCATGGGCGACGATCCTGTCCCCAATGCCATTGAACGGGCAATGGACGGCCAGTTTGTGGATAAGAAATTGAGCGAGTACATTATTAACTGGGGCTTTCATAACAATCCTGGAAAGGACGGCAACCCCGGCAAGAGACCCATAATTACTGTCGACCAGCTCTGCCAACTTGCCGAAGTTTGTCTCTCCTGCATTGCTGATTTCCGTTATGATGAGCGCAAAGCTACACAAAGCGCTCAGCACAGTGCACATATCAGAATGCTCAAGAAGCTGCATGCGCAGCGGCGCTCGAAAATGGATAGCAGGGAAAAGGAATTGGAGGAATTTGCTCGGAagaatgaggaggaagcaaAGCGTTTGgcagaggaaaggaaagagttAGAGGCTTGGCGTAATGCTCGTGCTGCAGAAGGAGCATCCTCCGCCACTGCAAGCAGCTCCTAGTCAGAATAGAGTGATTTAGCCCCTTTTATGTCATCATTAAAATTGGATAAAGTATGCGTATAACGCAAGTCGTATGATTCTGTCTCAAGTGTTGTATAGACATTTGATGTACGGCAAATGCACTTTACCTACGACATGTGCACGGCATAAACATCCTACCATCGAGGACGCCCGATGCTCccgctcatcatctcacCGATTGACTTCTAGCTAAGAGGGAGGATCACAGAAGTTGCATATGAACTTTGAACATTAAGGGAGACCTCGATAGAGGACTTCCCATTCATGTTTGAGAAGAGCTCTTCGGTTCATAGCCTGTATGGCCATATCAAAGAAACACAAGAAATGCTCCTCGTTCATGTAAGAGAGAGACTTCCGTAGTCGTCTCAGAACGGAATGATTACCCTCTGCAACACTTGAGTTGACCATGCGCAGGTTGGGACTATAGAACATCGCCGTGCTGATACGACCAGCCCTCGAGCAAGTTGTGTGGCCATGTGCATGGAGCTCATCGACCAAGAACCTGTACCCATCGACGGATCAACCTCAGATCATAATGACTTAGTTAACTACCCACCTGACATGGGCAAAGTAAACAGGGTCGCGCAGCATGCAATAGGTTGCGAGAGAACAGGCAAAATCATACACTATGACCTGACAACGACAAGGATATCAATCCGGTgtgctcttcatcaaagTTTGGATCTCACCTTTGGTGGGACAGGAAAGAAGCATttgaggagagaaaagaaatcaTCTCTCCCCTCGGACGTTGGCATGACTTGGTACGCCAGACAGATGCCATGCGGACACCATATACCAGCGATACCACCCGTCATGCgcatctttttcttccttatGACCCTGCGAAATAACCTTAAGCTTTGTGGGGCTGCCTGAGTGAGACATGAATCAACTCAACTGGTCATAGTACTTCTTGCACCCAtccccaccaccttcccaGTCTCCGATTTTCTGTTGGCAGAGACGCCTCGCTCCTGCATCAGTCGGTATACCGGAGTATACGTCTCGATTGCCGCAGCGGGGGAATGCCGTCCTCACGCCCGTGCCGTCTCTCCctgtccttctttccctttccaacctctcttcctccaactgTCTAGCTTTTCCCAACAGCTCTCCAGGCAGTTGACAGGTATAGTCAGCTCGTTCCTGGAGATCTCGCAAGACCTTTTGACTCCTCGCATTCATGACACCCACTAGGTCGAGGAATGTTTCTGGGAGTGCGAGATTTTCCGGGCCTTGTTTGAACGTGTCGATGACATGAGTGACAACTGGAGTCATCTTGCACATGTCATCGGTGGCATCACCGGTTTCCGAGAAATTTCGCAATTCCTGGTAAACTtggggagggaagatggcGGTAATGATGTCTGGTGTCACCAGCTATGAATATTTCTATCAGCATGGCGGCCAGGCCAAGTATAGGAAGAAAGGACATACTTGACCTAGGAATAGCCTTAACGCCCGTTGGTGTCGGGGAGGCAGATCAACAGGCTCCAGAAGCGTTCCCAGAAAAGCCTTCAAAGCAATTCCAACCTTCCTATCCACCTCTTCAGCACCTTGGGATATGTTCCTCTGGAAGAGTTCTTGGAGAGAGTGAGGAAATGCACGGAGAGCGCGAAGATTGACAATACGACACCATTCATGAACATCCTGACGGAGTTGTTGGAATCCATTGGCTGTCATAGAAAAAATGTCCTTGTGAAGGCAAGCCAGGGGTGTGTAGATAACACAAGGGCGGTCTTGACTGTCGACAGTCGGCAGAGTGGCAGGCCTAAGAGAACCTGTCAGGTAATGGGCTGAAAAATGAATTACAGTCCCATCCATAATGACAACCTCTGGATTCGGGCCACACTCGGGACAAGTCATGACTGTACCCCAACCAATGAGCTTaaggaaggcgaagaaggcccGAGTGAAGGTTTTAATCGACACAAACGTATCTTGAGAGCCCAAGTTTAGATAATTGTCaatgatggaagaatggaatGCATGGAGAGGCGTCTCCGAGCGCGTACAAAGAGATATGTACAGATCAAAGACGTTCCTTGAAAAACCAATCTCATTGTTGAAATTAACTAAGCCATGGGAGGCGAGGTCAGGGCCTATATCTCGACCGCAACCAGGCCTTGGACATCTGACAGTTTCCAAGCGTACTTTTTCCACACCAGTTGTGTGGAGAACCCGAAAATCGGTCCAAAAGGAACGCCCGAGACCTCGCAGCCGATCTGATAACCGCTCACCGCATCTACATCTTGCTCCTTCGTCAAGATGGAGACGTTGTGGGCATGAACCATGGAGCGGAGGGTAGGAGAAGGGCACGTTGTCGGATTGGAAAAGAATGGCCGCGGGTGGTGGGCGAGGcttgttggagatggtgacTTCTATTGCTTGCCGGCAAACTTCTCGCACACCTTCGCCATCAGCACCGAGAGGAAGGTCGTCGCCAacgccatcatcttcatcctgggcatcgtcttcccctatgtactcttcttccagagcATCATTTCTAGCATGATTGATGTGGTTGCAGAGGCCACGGCAGCCGCGGCCCTGCTGACTACATCGCCATTGACCATTACGTTCTCGGTATACCACAACACGTCTTCCTTGGTTTTCCATAGCGTCTGCCTCATTCCCGCTTTGCTGTACGGAGTagacaagaaggaa
This genomic interval carries:
- a CDS encoding expressed protein, giving the protein MHPLHPLPSQQLSAMPGLKERQSNANSVQPAAPKPRHCRQTNMECLKFGPHRPHKKHSAPQHRLPGMDSTHRTAISTSSTGATAGLSQASTLGISPSYATTVAGHLHAVQTPSPHPESTAPTDVSGPSAPSMRASLGVMPNTFGVLTPVASTSDGALPSLIEENHQSHSANESPNLSPSNASPEALLGTPMDLDTDCDQTAIGERETTTISLGDPHFRPFGRDPTPLQFVPNLFSSSQPTDTQRTNDRPLWLQSPIRPPESISVDSRPAVGERRQHVTGDGSHDDPPIEERRGEDGEDGEGEDDNGDQEDGGDQDNDDAASVISHTSIDSALEAVGGNTKQSKNWKTRYNWPRRSRDFSRNFQKTAEKVHCDGFMFQCCRWYSTDTGSSVVPGSRAAYRLNRTKRFMGDDPVPNAIERAMDGQFVDKKLSEYIINWGFHNNPGKDGNPGKRPIITVDQLCQLAEVCLSCIADFRYDERKATQSAQHSAHIRMLKKLHAQRRSKMDSREKELEEFARKNEEEAKRLAEERKELEAWRNARAAEGASSATASSS